In one window of Paenibacillus thermoaerophilus DNA:
- the rpmJ gene encoding 50S ribosomal protein L36 — protein MKVRPSVKPICEKCKVIRRKGNVMVICENPKHKQKQG, from the coding sequence ATGAAGGTAAGACCGTCGGTCAAACCGATTTGCGAAAAATGCAAAGTCATTCGTCGCAAAGGCAACGTTATGGTCATCTGCGAAAATCCGAAGCATAAACAAAAACAAGGATAA
- the infA gene encoding translation initiation factor IF-1, translated as MAKDDVIEVEGRVIEPLPNAMFRVELENGHKILAHVSGKIRMHFIRILPGDKVTVELSPYDLTRGRITYRFK; from the coding sequence TTGGCCAAAGATGATGTGATTGAAGTCGAAGGACGAGTGATCGAGCCTCTGCCGAACGCCATGTTCCGCGTGGAGTTGGAAAACGGCCACAAGATTTTGGCGCACGTATCGGGGAAAATCCGCATGCACTTCATCCGGATTCTGCCCGGCGACAAGGTGACGGTCGAGTTGTCACCGTATGATCTGACCCGAGGACGTATCACCTATCGGTTTAAATAA
- a CDS encoding KOW domain-containing RNA-binding protein, with product MDKGRIGPVPGQIVQVLRGRDHGRHAVIVEVLDDRYVKIADGDRRSYDQAKRKNLLHLQLLNEVSPEVAESLRETGRVTNGKLRHALARYQNNRGPDAQPKGE from the coding sequence GTGGATAAGGGTCGGATCGGACCGGTTCCCGGTCAAATCGTCCAAGTGCTGCGCGGCCGAGACCACGGCAGACATGCCGTGATCGTCGAGGTTCTGGATGATCGGTATGTGAAGATTGCCGACGGCGATCGCCGGTCATACGACCAGGCCAAACGAAAAAACCTGCTTCACCTCCAATTGCTGAATGAAGTCAGCCCGGAAGTTGCGGAAAGCCTGCGCGAGACGGGGCGCGTGACGAACGGAAAACTGCGCCATGCGCTGGCTCGCTATCAAAACAACCGCGGACCGGATGCCCAACCGAAAGGAGAATAA